Within Terriglobia bacterium, the genomic segment CTTCGTTGACGCCCGCTTCACTCTTGAGCTGTGGCGCCACCACCCAGTCCTGAAGGGTGCGGAGTTCGGTCAGATACCGCACTCTTTCCACCGGATCGGTGGGAGGAGTTCCCTCGATGGTGTATTGATAGATCTCACCCATCGCGGTTGCGACCGGGCCCATCTCGGTTTTCACCCCGTCGGGCAGGCTGCTCTCCGTAGCCGCCAGCCGCTCGTGCACCAGCTGGCGCGCGAAATAGATGTCGGTGTCGTCGTGAAAGACCAAAGTGATCACCGCCAGACCGTATTTGGTTACCGAGCGCATCGTGACCAGGCCCGGCAAGCCCCTCATGGCAGTTTCGACGGGATAGGTGACGAATCTTTCAATCTCCAGAGGCGACAGTCCCGGCGCCCCACACATCACCTCGACCTGGATGTTGGTCACATCCGGAAAAGCGTCGACCGCCGTGCTCCGGATAGAGTACGCGCCGAAGCCGACAATGATCACTACAAGCAACAGCACCAGCACGCGGTTTCGAAGCGCGCCTCCCATCAGTTTTTCAATCATGCCTTCTCTCCGCCTGACCCAGAAGGTGTGACCGCCAGGACGCCGGGACTCAAAGCTGCCAAGAGCAGCGGATTGCCGTAGCCCGGATAATTCATGAATGTGCGACCAGAATGCAGTTTTGGACGCGGAAAAACGCTGACCGGCGCCGACCGTTCGCTCTTGGTCGGCGTGCACAAGCTTTTGCCGGGCAGGCAGGATCGCAAAAGCTCCTGCCTGCGTTTATCCGCGTCCAATTCGTTGCTTTTCACGGGCGTGCGGTTCTGCTTCATGAATAATTCAGGATAAGTCCTCGGAGTCTTTGCGTTTTCGAACCTCGATGGCTCCATTCTTCTGCCGGTTTCTTCCCGGTTGGTCATTTCTCCTGTTCCGGTTTGCCCAGCTCCGACTTCAGCGTAAAGGCCCCTTTGGCCACATAGATTTGCCCGGGGGCCAGCCCCTCGGTGATTTCCGTTGAGGCACCGTTGGTTCGACCGGTGAGAACCGGCTGGAGCCGGAATCTGTCGCCTTCTTTGAGGAACAGGCAAGTTTTGCCGCCGATCATGACCAGCGCCTCATTCGGCACCAGCACCGGTATCTGGGCATCATCAACTGCAATGCGACCGGTGACGAAGAGGCCGGGGCGCCATTTGCCGCCCGCATTGGGAATGACCACCCGGGCATGAATAGTTCGATTGGTTTCCTCGGCCATCGGCTCCAGAAAGGAGATCCGGCCCTGCACGCTCGGCGCCATGTTGCCGACGCCGATCGCGGCAGTTTGACCGACCTGAATCAGGGGCAGGTCCTTTTGATGCACATCGAGGTTCACCCAGACCGAGCTCAAATCCGCAATCATGAAGGCGGACGATTCCTCCTTGAGAACCTCGCCCAGGCTGATGTGTTTCTCGATGATCGTGGCATCGAAAGGGGCCGCCATCTCATACAGAATTGCCGCTTGCCCCCCCCGGTCGGGCAGTTTTGCGATGTATTGCTCGGAAAAACCGAGAGCGCGCAGCTTCTGCTCGGTCGTGCGCAGCTCGATGCCGGCTTCCGCCAACGCGTTTTTAGCCTGGATGTAGTCCTGCTCGGGAGAGATCTTCTTCTGCCACAGCTGCTCCTCCCGGGCGAAGTTGCTTTGGGCCAGGTTCACGCGCTCACGCGCCGCAAGCAGCGCGGCCGTGCTGTCGGCCAGTTCCCGGCTCTCCAGCACGGCCATGATCTCGCCGCGCAGCACGGTGTCGCCCAGGTTCTTGCGCACCTCGCGCACGACCCCAGAAACCCGCGGCACGACATGGGCGACGCGATCGGCATTCAAGGCCACCTCACCCGGCAGGACGACCTCTATGCGAAGTCTTCCCTGCCCGGCCACGTCGGTCCCGACGCCGAATTGCCTGATCTGGGCGTCGCTGAAATGAACAATCCCTTCCGGGCCTTCGGGCTGCTTCGCTGCTGCCGTTGCCGGAGCGGCAGAAGGGGTTCCTGCCCGTCTTGCCTGCCAGATCGCAACTGCCCCGAGCGCCAATCCCGCGATCACTACCAGCGTCGCGATCGACACCAGATGCTTCTTCATACCTCGTCTCCTTTACTTTGCCGGGTTGGACGGAGCAGCCGGAGAATCACAGCGGGCGAGGCGCTGGATCTCTATCGCCGCCTTGAGGCCGGTAGCCACGGCTTCAATGTATCTTCCCTGGAGCTCGGCATAAGTCCGCTGGGCATCGAGCACGTTAAGGAACTCGAACTTCCCCAGCCGATACCCCTCCCCCACGGCTGCGGCCGCTTCCCTGGCGGCAGGCAAAGCGCTTTCGGTCAGGGTTCTCGCCTCCAGCAGCGCAGTGGCGTGATCGTGGCGGACCTGCGCCAGGGCTGCGCGCAGCCGCCACTCCACAGCCTTTTCCTCGGAGCGCGCCTGGTCGAGCCGGGCGCGTGCCTCCGCGATCGCGCCCTGCCGCTTGTCGAAAATCGGCAGCGGCATTGAGACTCCCGCAACCCACGCATCCTGGTTATCGAGATTCAGACGCCGGAAGCCGGCGCTGAAAGTGAGATCCGGCTTCCGGTTCGCCAGTTCCAGCGCAAGCGTTGCACCTCGTGAGTCGATCGCGGCCGCCGCGAGTTTCAGGTCCGGATTGTTCTGGAGGCAGGATTCGGAAACGTCCGAGGCAGCAGCAGGAATCTCAAACTTGCCTTGAACCACATCGATGTCCGCGTAGGATCCGCCCCACAGAACCGCCAGCCGGTCTTTGGCGGCAACCAGCGCGCGCCGATGTTTTTCCTCTTCAAGCTGTGCAGACGCCAGCGCGACCGCAGCGCGCGTCTGCTCCACGGGGGATACCTTCCCGGCAGCCACGCGCTCGACGACAATCGAGTGAGACTGCAGTGCCAGCCTGCTCAGCTCTTCCTGGTTGGCAACCCGTTCCTGCTCGGCCAGTACATCGGCAAAAGCCTGGGAAGTTGCGGCAATCAGCTGGACCTTTTTGGCTTCGAGCAGGCTGGAGGCGACGGTCACTTCCTTTTCCGCGGCACGAATCCGCAGATCCCGCTTTCCGCCCAGTTCCAGGCGCTGGCTGATCTGAAGAGTGCTCTCGGTGTAATGCAAGAAGCCGGA encodes:
- a CDS encoding TolC family protein, whose amino-acid sequence is MRSRLLLLFFSLIVCWGHLRLTAQAQVPSSAPVRSTALTLAQALARVFERNPELVVSELEIQAASARVSQAGVKPNPEIEAMAENLSIPGAGSGFLHYTESTLQISQRLELGGKRDLRIRAAEKEVTVASSLLEAKKVQLIAATSQAFADVLAEQERVANQEELSRLALQSHSIVVERVAAGKVSPVEQTRAAVALASAQLEEEKHRRALVAAKDRLAVLWGGSYADIDVVQGKFEIPAAASDVSESCLQNNPDLKLAAAAIDSRGATLALELANRKPDLTFSAGFRRLNLDNQDAWVAGVSMPLPIFDKRQGAIAEARARLDQARSEEKAVEWRLRAALAQVRHDHATALLEARTLTESALPAAREAAAAVGEGYRLGKFEFLNVLDAQRTYAELQGRYIEAVATGLKAAIEIQRLARCDSPAAPSNPAK
- a CDS encoding efflux RND transporter periplasmic adaptor subunit produces the protein MKKHLVSIATLVVIAGLALGAVAIWQARRAGTPSAAPATAAAKQPEGPEGIVHFSDAQIRQFGVGTDVAGQGRLRIEVVLPGEVALNADRVAHVVPRVSGVVREVRKNLGDTVLRGEIMAVLESRELADSTAALLAARERVNLAQSNFAREEQLWQKKISPEQDYIQAKNALAEAGIELRTTEQKLRALGFSEQYIAKLPDRGGQAAILYEMAAPFDATIIEKHISLGEVLKEESSAFMIADLSSVWVNLDVHQKDLPLIQVGQTAAIGVGNMAPSVQGRISFLEPMAEETNRTIHARVVIPNAGGKWRPGLFVTGRIAVDDAQIPVLVPNEALVMIGGKTCLFLKEGDRFRLQPVLTGRTNGASTEITEGLAPGQIYVAKGAFTLKSELGKPEQEK